TCCTTTCTGTACTTGCTGGCACTTTATTCTTTTCCGTTAACAATATCGGATAGCCATTCTCTGCTGCAATGGAAGATGCGGCTAAAGCATCAGGAAAATTGTAACCATAAGCAATAATGGCCGTGTCAGCGGGTAGGTGCTGTGCGATTTTTTCTGCTGTTTCAAAACGATCCGCCCCTGAAATTCTACTAACCTCCAACCCTAGGTCGTTTATCGATTTCTTTACGGAATCACTAACTGCTTGTGGACCACCCAAGATGATTGCTTGTTTAGCTTTTAATCTTATAATTTCTGCTTTTGTTTCCGGTGATAATTGCTTTGTCTCTGTTAGCAAAATTGGTGCATTCTTTTTATAAGCTAAAGGAGCACCTGCTAACGCATCAGGAAAATCATTTCCTCTTGTAATGACAACTGTAGATGATTCAATCCAGCCCTCTTTTGAAATATCTACTGCTGTTTGATAGCGATTTTCTCCAGCTAACCGTTCAGAACTAATTCCATATGAACGGTCCGTTGTTTTGAATGCGCCATTGTGATTAATCCACTTTGCCAAGTATGACCACGCAGCATGATGAGCTACCCATTCTTCCCGACCATGATAAGTGTCTTCTGTGGTAGAACTATATGTGCGCGCATCCTCATGCCTTCTTTGCATATCTAACACCTTTTGTGCATGATAATCTTCCCAATAATCTCCCTTTGTACCTACCAGATTGTCATATCCAAAAATACTTGCAAAGATGTCCATATTTGCAAACTGCATCCGACGATCCGTTCCCCAATCGTTCCCTTCAGGGTAATAAATATCCGATGAACCTTCACGGTAAATTGTCCCACCAGAAAATGATAAATCTACTAGGGCACGATACACTTTATCTGAATTAAAAAAAGCTGCTTTAGGAGTCTCCATGTTAGCAAGTGTATAGGTTAATGCAGCCGTATTATTAAATAGTATAAACTCCATATAGTCTGGATGAATAAAGCCATGGTTTGTAACTGTGCCATTTTCGTTAATGTTACTCCCCTCTAACCAGCTTTGAACGGCTTTACCGTTCAACTGCTGATGGTTGGTTAGATCACTAGGAGCGGCACCTGCTGAAATCATTAATTCCACACTCTTGTCCATCCACACTTGCCAATTTTCATGACTAGGCATCATCGCCGTTGCAAGTTGAAGGATTTGAGCATTCCAGGCGTTTTCCTCTGCTTTTGTATCACCTTTACTTAACAATGTACCGTCTTGAGCTTGGTAATAAGGAACGTTATAGCCAATAAAACGATTTGCCTCATATTCAACCATGTTGGCAACCAACTGTTGGTCTTGGGCTGATAGTTTATCCCACATCAACCAACCCGCTAGCCCTGTAAAATGAGCCCAGTGAGCGGACTGCCAATGGTCTCCCCAACCACCTGATTGATTTGCTTTATGATTATATGCTAAAGAGGAAATTAGTTGTAATGACTTATTTATCGCTTCTTCTTCTGAAACACCTGTTTTCGTCTCATCATACACATTTAACGACAGAGATGTTGATAGTCCGAGCAGCATTGCAGCGGGATGACGAACTTGCTTTTCTGATGTGCCCCCTAAGCTCAAATATTTGACATTACTTTGGTTGGAAAATTTAGCATTCCA
This portion of the Bacillus carboniphilus genome encodes:
- a CDS encoding cell wall-binding repeat-containing protein, producing MKFINKNSIKLVVISITISLTAILPITKVSATNVKPIQWSNLSKNIPNDLDSKRIEEILVNTNKYALTTWWNAKFSNQSNVKYLSLGGTSEKQVRHPAAMLLGLSTSLSLNVYDETKTGVSEEEAINKSLQLISSLAYNHKANQSGGWGDHWQSAHWAHFTGLAGWLMWDKLSAQDQQLVANMVEYEANRFIGYNVPYYQAQDGTLLSKGDTKAEENAWNAQILQLATAMMPSHENWQVWMDKSVELMISAGAAPSDLTNHQQLNGKAVQSWLEGSNINENGTVTNHGFIHPDYMEFILFNNTAALTYTLANMETPKAAFFNSDKVYRALVDLSFSGGTIYREGSSDIYYPEGNDWGTDRRMQFANMDIFASIFGYDNLVGTKGDYWEDYHAQKVLDMQRRHEDARTYSSTTEDTYHGREEWVAHHAAWSYLAKWINHNGAFKTTDRSYGISSERLAGENRYQTAVDISKEGWIESSTVVITRGNDFPDALAGAPLAYKKNAPILLTETKQLSPETKAEIIRLKAKQAIILGGPQAVSDSVKKSINDLGLEVSRISGADRFETAEKIAQHLPADTAIIAYGYNFPDALAASSIAAENGYPILLTEKNKVPASTERTLGSKKKTIVVGGQEVISHNVSSKLPSPTRVGGADRFETAQKIVDHFYKGENKVMMANGTNFPDALTGSVLAAKDQAFLLLTERDNLPASSLKIVKSYPIEHATILGGNEVIQENLIPIINKSKRQ